The Gemmatimonas aurantiaca T-27 DNA segment GACATGGTCTTTGGAGAAGAGCGGAGGGGACCGATCCCGATAACTAGCGTCCCCCCGCACGTCCCGTCAGGGTCGCCGCGCTTCAGCCCCGGACCGCGTTGGTCAATCCGGCCGCCGTGACACGGCGGTGTGAGGCGTGCCAGAGCACCTCCCCCTGCCGAACGACAATGGCCTGCGGTGACTCATGCTGCACCCGCAGCACGCGGGCGAGCGCATTCGACAAGGGCCGTTCGTCCTGCACGATCACCAGACGAGTGGGCACATCCGGGTTGGCTGCCACGAAGGCATCGTATTCCCGTTTGACCGACACCGAGATGGAGCAGGTCGCGCTGTGTTTGAACAGCACCATGGGCTCAGCCGCCGCACTGAGGGCCTGGGCCTCCGCCATGGCGGGATCCTGGTCGGCGACCGGCGCGTCCCAGGCCTCCCGTACAGCAGGCGCCGCGACGGGCGCTGCGGCGCTGGC contains these protein-coding regions:
- the ytxJ gene encoding bacillithiol system redox-active protein YtxJ; this translates as MSASSVLPAVTDADFVDLVLGAPDLVLVDVWAAWCTPCLTLSPVLERLAEAYRGRMRVVTLDADANVETVVKYDVRALPTVLAFRGGVLVARQSGAQSYGTYTALVDRLLEASAAAPVAAPAVREAWDAPVADQDPAMAEAQALSAAAEPMVLFKHSATCSISVSVKREYDAFVAANPDVPTRLVIVQDERPLSNALARVLRVQHESPQAIVVRQGEVLWHASHRRVTAAGLTNAVRG